The DNA segment CCACTGTTCATCATTACAAGTGAAGCAACAGCTGGAATAAAACGGAAAGCAGCTATACTGTAAGCAGGCAGGGAGGAATCGAAAATCCATGAGTAAAGAACGAAATACCCGTAAAGACGAGAAGAAAAAGCCGCAAAAAACCCAGAAGGAAAAACGTCGGGAGAAGCAGGAAAAAAAGAAAGGACAGAACCCGCTTCACGCCGGATAGATATGCACCAAGATTAAAGCTGTCTTGCAGGAGTACATCTCAGACCCGACGGTACAGTCAACTTTTCGGTGATGGTCATGGCAATGAATAATGGCATTACTCCATGATCAGGTGTTTATTCATGTAGCCAGGGCGCATAGCTCAGACCAACCAATACACCTTCGGGGCTTATGAACCTTGCCACTGTCTGTCCCCATGGTTCAGTCCGGGCTTCGTGGACGAAACTGTTGCCAATTACCAAATGCCAGGCTCTATAGAGCCAGCCGCATCAAGACCCGCGGAAACCCGTCCAGGACTGATTTGGTTTCTGCAACCTGGTGAAAGCCGGCTGCCTCAAACAGCGACTTGGTCCCCACGTATGCCATGGTAGTGTTGATCGTCTTGCCCATGTTCTCCAGCGGATAACCCTCCAGGATAGATGCGCCCTGGTCGCGCGCAAAATTGACGGCGCCCGCGAGCAGGTGATGGGAGATGCCGTTCCCGCGATGGCCTGGCTTGACCCGAATACACCATACAGACCATACATCTGCATCATCAACGCGGGGAATGGTTCTGCTTCGAGCAAACGTGGTTTTGGAGCGCGGCGCGACCGCAGCCCAGCCCACCGGTTCCTCACCATCGTACGCCAGGACACCTGGTGGGCCCTCCGCCAACATGGCAGCTACATGCTCGCCTCTCGCCGGGCCAGTGAGCGCCTTGTTCTCTTTCGAAGGGAGTCTGTATGTCAAACACCAACAGACACTTGCATCAGGGCGCTTGGGACCCAGGACAGTGCTAACATCTGCAAAAACCGTTGCTGGTCTTACCGTGATACTCATACGACCTCCGTTTCGTGATTCTCTATGAAACAGGCCAGGGGTGTTTATGGATCCGGTTGGAACGGGAAAAGACCCGACGGTGGCGGCATAAAGGCCAGGTATCCCAGGTCATACCCAATTGGCACTCCTTCCAGAACAATGTCTGCGGTTATATCAATCTCCCCCGGTTGAATATTTGTCATATCGAAGCGGGACAGAGTTTCTTCCTGAATGTAGCCATCCTCAACCCACAGCAATCCATTATAGTCAAATGCCAGGCTGCTGGGGGCCAACAGCGACTCTGTATCATCAGGGAAGAGATACATTTCCAGCCTGGTGGTAACTGCGTCCATAACATCATTGATCTCAAAGACGCCAGTGACAGATCCGGGGTCTGCTATGTAATAACCGGATTCTTCCCAGCCACCAATCCATAATCCACCGAGCGCATCAAATGCCAGTGCATTCGGGTCATCGAATTGAATCCGTGCGGCAAAATCTTCGTCCTCAAGGGTTACGGCACCCGTTGCCGACAATATCGCCTGATCGGTAATGCGCAGTACACCGTTCGTATTATCGGCAACCCACATATCACCATTCATATCAAATGCGATCGAGTAGGATCTTCGGATATGTTCAGAGGAGTATATCGCACTGGCTTCCAGGGAGTCGTCAGTCACTGGATCGTCCGAGGATCCACCGAACATGGCCGCCCCGTCAATCCGGAGAATATCATCGTTATGTTGACCTACCCATAAATTACCTGAGGCATCAAATGTAATGTCCAATGGGCCAGAAATGTCCTCGCCTCTCAGTCTGAGGGCTGGTTCTGTAATTACGGCTCCGGGCTGCAGCTGATCTGCATCCAGCCGGATGATTTCGTCGTCACTATAACCGGCCAGCCACAGCGACCCGTTATGACCGACGGCGATCCCTTCGGGACTTCTGGCAATTTCTGACATGTCAATCTGTACGTAGGGTTCGGGTTCACCGCTTGACTGGATGTCCTCGGTACGGTATCCCGTCAGCAGCTCATCGTTATACGCTGAAAACCAGAGGATCCCATCCTCCGGTGCATCCGGTACGGTCGGGGTATACAGCTCAAGCTGTGTCTGTTCCACTGCGACGTTTTTTGTAGTACCTGGCAAAACAAGAAACGGTGCTGAAATACCCCCCGATACTACCTCGTCGTCCTGCAGGACCTCTATCATCACCTTGAAGTCTCGATATGCAGGAACAGATGCCAGCTGGAATTGAGCCTCTTCATCAAGGTTCACCGATATTTCGTGACGGCGACGGCCATCAATCGATTTAGGTGAGCCGGGATCTCGATACTGCACCAGATCTTCCTGCCTGCGGTGAACGGTCAGCTGATCCTC comes from the Spirochaeta africana DSM 8902 genome and includes:
- a CDS encoding GNAT family N-acetyltransferase; translated protein: MLAEGPPGVLAYDGEEPVGWAAVAPRSKTTFARSRTIPRVDDADVWSVWCIRVKPGHRGNGISHHLLAGAVNFARDQGASILEGYPLENMGKTINTTMAYVGTKSLFEAAGFHQVAETKSVLDGFPRVLMRLAL